The proteins below come from a single Dinghuibacter silviterrae genomic window:
- a CDS encoding type I polyketide synthase — MRKTNLIGITPFEKPDVGLAIALSKTGAFPVLHLGRNRDKAVEALDAMVGGTREPFGVCMVSDTLSGISLPSQVELVIAPFRVKAMWFCQVHTVAEAQKAKAEGASAIIVKGNEGAGRVGEESTFILFQRIIREVRGIDIWVQGGAGIHTSAALVAMGASGVVLDSQLVLFPECGASKEFKDVCSKLTGSETRVIDGVRVLDRPNLEEVPIGQDIAIAGSLVARYGKLDRMVTGLHEAMRGHLRQAKAGKVLGPGNTLSTALGTTYPIAQGPMTRVSDVPAFAGAVAEAGGLPFVALSLLKGDQAKQLIRQTRQTAGENAWGVGILGFAPQTLRDEQLEYIREEKPPFVLIAGGRPSQAKSLEDIGINTFLHTPSPILLDLFLKEGARKFVFEGRECGGHVGPLSSLVLWEKQIERLLQEDHADALQVFFAGGIHDAFSAAFVAVMAAPLAMRGAGVGVLMGTAYLYTKEAVDTGAVLPQFQEEAIRQTDTILLETAPGHETRCLDSPFAVFFREEKERLREIGMDRKAMWDHLEQLNVGRLRIATKGMERKGEKVLPVSAEEQAEKGMYMIGQVVALRDKVVTVEALHKDVSEGSVTLLDAVPAMAARRLEGRDVAIVGMACIFPGAGNLDAYWSNILGGRDCITEVPEDRWNKSLYYDPASTSGDRSHSKWGGFIPDTDFDPVVFGIPPQALAAIDPTQLLSLLVAKRALDDAGYGGKDVDGGNVSVIIGAEGGHDLANLYSFRAMYRQLLGELPPELDAALPTLTEDSFPGILANVISGRITNRLNLGGRNYTVDAACASSLAAVDLACQELATGRSDMVLAGAADLHNGITDYLLFSSTHALSRKGRCSTFDAGADGIALGEGVAMLVLKRYTDAVHDGDRIYAVIKGVGGSSDGKSLGLTAPRRSGQVKALERAYEQAGVSPSLVGMVEAHGTGTVVGDKTELSALSDLFSREGALPGQANLGSVKTQIGHTKCAAGLAGLIKAALSVYHGVKPPTLHLSTPNAYYTPAFSPFQFSLQAGIWTEDRRLAGVSAFGFGGTNFHAVIENHLENTPPTAAWPAELLVFRGDNPEEALALLDTVRAMVRDTDEISLKDLAYSLALSSEKPVQLCMVAEGREDLLNKDVLYTKKVEGKIAFLFPGQGSQRVNMARELMVHIPSLRRWVKGRPEYEQVLFPPAVFDEDARRRQNERVKDTRLAQPLLGMVDMAIASLLRDLGIEPDMLAGHSYGELPALCFAGVFEEDQLVSLSEKRAAAVLEAVGDDKGVMVAVSCPQGSLGDIVGEGVYAVNHNAPQQWVLAGDTPSMERLKQKLSDLKIDYRPLEVACAFHSPLLAGSRELYRSALKGVPFRRPTLPVWSNTTAGVYPVSPEAIKNRLADHLVQPVRFCEEVQKMYEDGARIFLEVGPGKVLTGLTRTILGKEVLLLHTEEKGQSGLSRFLSALAGVVASGREIRWEKLFEGRGARQVDLDPSAFRRSASTWVVNGQWARPLSGDLPVRAPVVTPLEIMGNKTSSYMSNGGAEHIVQEYLLSVRQLIQAQRDVMLGYLGQAVPGASLGDAVLVRPAAVTGPGVAGPGLEAPAAALRPAAAPVPATAAAAPAARTEPELRKLLLQVVSEKTGYPSDMLGMDMDLEGDLSIDSIKRMEITGALRIQLGGLTAPGKSEDAVVEQLAALKTLNGLLQWIVQHTGEAVPPAPKLSRLRFELTPTLFSATSRQDLKGQRFAITDDGGAIAPAIKERLEKYGATATVVSSGDALETYDGLILLDVFAAVKKLTIDESFGMVKKLDLNRVKWIYAISDLGGYMTLPGEARFLRHFQGFPGFLKSLDKEWEKTKCRMINLQNKLSPDAIAGIALDEILNPDHPSEVFYDHTVRHTHELVPSRLAEGNVSDINLDKEAVVLVLGGAQGITAELMTRFSKDYPCRYVLVGRSLDPRLEGRDQYRFLKTREEIRQYLLARGTGGTPAEIEKRTEEIFKWNQILNTLSAMEANGATVIYHSLDLRDEEGLRQFMAGVYATHGRVDGVVHGAGLLEDKLFHQKTLESFERVFSTKVTPLRVLAEELRSDVQFVILFSSVASVYGNRGQTDYAAANSVIDRYARELKKLIQGKVLAINWGPWKGAGMVTPGLEREYERKGIGLIPLETGKESFLNELKYGRESQVLIMAE, encoded by the coding sequence ATGAGAAAGACAAACCTAATTGGAATAACACCTTTTGAAAAGCCTGATGTGGGGCTTGCAATCGCCCTGTCGAAGACCGGGGCCTTCCCGGTACTGCACCTCGGCCGTAACCGCGACAAAGCGGTGGAAGCGCTGGACGCGATGGTCGGGGGTACGCGCGAGCCCTTTGGGGTCTGCATGGTTTCCGATACGCTTTCCGGCATCTCTTTACCTTCTCAGGTTGAATTGGTCATTGCGCCCTTTCGCGTGAAGGCCATGTGGTTTTGCCAGGTACATACCGTTGCGGAGGCACAAAAGGCAAAGGCGGAAGGGGCTTCGGCGATCATTGTCAAAGGGAATGAAGGTGCAGGACGGGTGGGAGAGGAGTCGACCTTTATATTGTTTCAGCGGATCATTCGCGAGGTTCGTGGTATAGATATTTGGGTACAGGGAGGCGCGGGGATCCATACGTCGGCGGCGTTGGTCGCCATGGGTGCGAGCGGTGTCGTGCTGGACAGCCAACTAGTGTTGTTCCCGGAGTGCGGCGCGTCAAAAGAATTCAAGGACGTGTGCTCAAAACTGACGGGGAGTGAGACAAGGGTGATCGATGGGGTCAGGGTGTTGGACCGTCCGAACCTGGAAGAGGTTCCCATAGGGCAGGATATAGCGATCGCGGGCAGCCTGGTTGCACGGTATGGGAAGCTGGACCGGATGGTAACCGGGCTTCATGAGGCGATGCGCGGGCACCTGCGCCAGGCGAAGGCGGGGAAGGTGTTGGGACCCGGGAATACGTTGAGCACAGCTTTGGGTACAACTTATCCTATAGCCCAGGGACCGATGACGAGAGTGAGCGATGTGCCTGCATTTGCGGGTGCGGTTGCGGAAGCCGGCGGTCTTCCGTTTGTGGCTTTATCCCTGTTGAAAGGAGATCAGGCAAAACAACTGATCCGGCAAACGCGGCAAACGGCAGGGGAAAATGCCTGGGGCGTGGGCATTCTGGGTTTTGCGCCACAGACATTGCGGGATGAGCAACTGGAGTACATCCGGGAGGAAAAACCGCCGTTTGTGTTGATCGCGGGCGGACGTCCATCCCAGGCGAAATCGCTGGAGGACATCGGGATCAACACTTTTTTGCATACACCTTCTCCCATCTTGCTGGACCTTTTCCTGAAGGAAGGCGCGCGAAAGTTTGTTTTCGAAGGACGGGAATGCGGAGGACACGTTGGGCCGCTGTCGAGCCTGGTTCTTTGGGAAAAACAAATCGAACGCCTGCTGCAGGAAGATCATGCGGATGCGCTACAGGTGTTTTTTGCCGGTGGTATCCATGACGCCTTTTCGGCGGCCTTTGTCGCGGTGATGGCGGCGCCATTGGCGATGCGGGGCGCCGGGGTGGGCGTGTTGATGGGTACGGCGTACCTCTATACAAAAGAAGCGGTTGATACAGGGGCGGTCCTCCCGCAGTTCCAGGAAGAAGCGATCCGGCAAACGGATACGATATTGCTGGAGACGGCACCGGGGCATGAAACACGTTGTCTGGACTCGCCTTTTGCGGTGTTTTTCCGGGAGGAAAAGGAACGGTTGCGGGAGATCGGGATGGACCGGAAGGCGATGTGGGACCACCTTGAGCAATTGAACGTGGGCCGTCTGAGGATCGCCACCAAGGGCATGGAAAGAAAAGGCGAAAAGGTGCTGCCGGTATCCGCGGAAGAACAGGCGGAGAAGGGTATGTATATGATCGGCCAGGTGGTGGCACTGAGGGATAAGGTGGTTACGGTGGAGGCGTTGCACAAAGACGTATCCGAAGGAAGCGTGACCTTGCTGGACGCCGTACCGGCCATGGCCGCGCGCCGTTTGGAAGGGCGGGACGTGGCCATCGTCGGCATGGCGTGTATTTTCCCGGGGGCTGGAAACCTCGATGCATACTGGAGCAACATCCTCGGTGGCAGGGATTGCATCACCGAAGTGCCGGAGGACCGTTGGAATAAATCGTTGTATTATGACCCGGCTTCGACAAGCGGGGACCGGTCGCATTCCAAATGGGGCGGCTTTATCCCCGACACGGACTTCGATCCGGTGGTATTTGGCATACCGCCCCAGGCCCTGGCGGCCATCGACCCAACGCAGTTGTTGAGCCTGCTGGTGGCCAAACGCGCCCTGGACGATGCCGGTTATGGAGGGAAGGATGTGGACGGAGGGAACGTATCGGTCATCATCGGGGCGGAAGGGGGGCATGACCTGGCCAACCTGTATTCCTTCCGGGCGATGTACCGCCAGTTGTTGGGGGAACTGCCGCCCGAGCTGGACGCCGCCCTGCCGACACTGACGGAAGATTCTTTCCCGGGGATACTGGCGAATGTGATATCCGGTAGGATTACGAACCGGCTGAACCTGGGGGGACGGAACTATACGGTGGACGCGGCTTGCGCGTCTTCGCTGGCCGCGGTGGACCTGGCTTGCCAGGAGCTGGCAACGGGCCGGTCGGATATGGTGCTGGCCGGTGCGGCCGACCTGCACAACGGGATTACCGATTACTTGTTGTTTTCCAGCACGCATGCGCTGTCCAGGAAAGGGCGGTGCAGCACATTTGACGCAGGCGCGGATGGGATCGCTTTGGGTGAAGGGGTGGCGATGCTGGTGCTTAAGCGTTATACGGATGCCGTTCATGATGGAGACCGGATTTACGCGGTGATAAAAGGGGTCGGCGGGTCCAGCGACGGTAAAAGCCTTGGACTGACCGCCCCCCGCAGGTCCGGCCAGGTAAAGGCCCTGGAAAGGGCGTACGAACAGGCGGGGGTATCGCCTTCCCTGGTGGGTATGGTAGAAGCGCACGGGACGGGGACCGTGGTGGGAGACAAAACGGAGCTGAGTGCCCTGTCCGATCTTTTTAGCCGTGAAGGGGCGCTGCCCGGGCAGGCGAACCTTGGGTCCGTCAAGACCCAGATCGGGCACACCAAGTGTGCCGCGGGTCTGGCGGGGCTGATCAAGGCCGCCCTGTCGGTGTATCACGGTGTAAAACCACCCACGCTTCACCTGTCGACGCCCAATGCTTACTATACACCGGCCTTTAGCCCGTTTCAGTTTTCCCTGCAGGCGGGTATCTGGACGGAAGACAGGCGCCTGGCCGGTGTCAGCGCTTTTGGATTCGGAGGAACCAATTTCCATGCGGTGATCGAAAATCACCTGGAAAATACACCGCCCACAGCGGCGTGGCCGGCGGAATTGTTGGTGTTCAGGGGCGACAACCCGGAGGAAGCCCTTGCGCTGTTGGACACGGTCCGCGCTATGGTACGGGACACGGACGAAATATCCCTGAAAGACCTGGCATATAGCCTGGCGCTGTCTTCCGAAAAACCGGTACAACTGTGTATGGTGGCGGAAGGGCGGGAGGATTTATTGAATAAAGATGTTTTGTACACAAAAAAAGTAGAGGGCAAGATCGCGTTTCTTTTCCCCGGTCAGGGAAGCCAGCGGGTGAACATGGCGAGGGAGTTGATGGTGCATATCCCTTCGCTGCGCCGGTGGGTCAAGGGGCGGCCGGAGTACGAACAGGTACTTTTCCCCCCGGCCGTTTTTGACGAGGACGCCCGGCGCCGGCAAAATGAACGGGTCAAGGATACCCGGCTGGCACAACCGCTGCTGGGTATGGTGGACATGGCCATTGCTTCCTTGTTGCGGGACCTGGGGATCGAACCGGATATGCTCGCGGGGCACAGCTACGGCGAACTGCCCGCGCTTTGTTTTGCCGGGGTTTTTGAAGAAGACCAACTGGTATCCCTGAGCGAAAAAAGGGCGGCAGCGGTTTTGGAAGCCGTGGGCGACGACAAGGGGGTGATGGTTGCGGTCAGTTGCCCGCAGGGATCGCTTGGGGATATTGTTGGTGAAGGTGTGTACGCGGTGAACCACAACGCTCCCCAGCAATGGGTGCTGGCGGGGGATACGCCCTCCATGGAGCGGCTGAAACAAAAATTATCGGACCTGAAAATAGACTACAGGCCGCTGGAGGTGGCGTGTGCTTTTCATAGTCCCTTGCTGGCGGGATCCCGGGAATTGTACCGGTCGGCCCTGAAGGGTGTGCCTTTCCGGAGGCCAACGCTCCCGGTGTGGTCCAATACCACGGCCGGTGTGTATCCCGTATCGCCGGAGGCGATCAAGAACAGGCTGGCGGACCACCTGGTGCAACCGGTCCGGTTTTGCGAGGAAGTACAAAAGATGTACGAAGACGGCGCGCGGATATTCCTGGAAGTCGGACCCGGGAAAGTATTGACGGGGCTGACCCGGACGATCCTTGGCAAAGAAGTGTTGCTGTTGCATACCGAAGAGAAAGGGCAGTCGGGTCTTTCGCGGTTTTTGTCGGCGCTGGCGGGTGTTGTCGCCAGCGGGCGGGAGATCCGGTGGGAAAAGTTGTTCGAAGGGCGGGGGGCGCGACAGGTGGACCTCGATCCTTCCGCTTTTCGCCGGAGCGCGTCCACCTGGGTCGTCAACGGACAGTGGGCGAGACCGTTGTCCGGGGACCTGCCGGTCCGTGCACCGGTGGTTACGCCCCTGGAAATCATGGGAAACAAAACATCTTCTTATATGTCAAACGGAGGAGCGGAACACATTGTTCAGGAATACCTGCTTAGCGTCCGGCAGTTGATACAGGCACAAAGGGATGTGATGCTGGGGTATTTGGGGCAGGCCGTGCCGGGGGCGTCCCTGGGGGACGCGGTGCTGGTGCGGCCGGCCGCTGTGACCGGCCCGGGCGTGGCCGGGCCGGGCTTGGAGGCGCCGGCCGCGGCATTGAGGCCCGCCGCCGCGCCGGTACCCGCTACCGCAGCCGCGGCGCCCGCTGCGCGCACCGAACCGGAGCTCCGTAAACTGCTGCTGCAGGTTGTCAGTGAAAAGACGGGTTACCCCTCGGACATGCTGGGGATGGACATGGACCTGGAGGGCGACCTTAGCATAGACTCCATCAAACGGATGGAGATCACCGGGGCGCTTCGGATACAGCTCGGGGGGCTGACCGCACCGGGTAAAAGCGAGGACGCCGTCGTGGAACAGCTGGCGGCGCTCAAAACACTCAACGGTCTTTTGCAATGGATTGTGCAACATACGGGAGAGGCAGTGCCACCGGCACCGAAATTGTCCAGGCTTCGCTTTGAATTGACGCCCACGCTGTTTAGCGCGACAAGCCGCCAGGACCTGAAGGGACAACGGTTTGCGATCACCGACGACGGGGGCGCGATTGCCCCGGCGATCAAGGAGCGGTTGGAAAAATACGGCGCGACAGCGACGGTGGTATCCTCCGGGGATGCGCTGGAGACGTATGACGGGTTGATCTTATTGGATGTTTTTGCCGCGGTAAAAAAGCTGACCATAGACGAATCCTTCGGAATGGTGAAGAAGCTGGATTTGAACCGGGTGAAATGGATCTACGCGATCTCGGACTTGGGTGGGTATATGACGCTCCCCGGGGAGGCCAGGTTCCTCCGGCATTTTCAAGGATTCCCGGGTTTTCTGAAAAGCCTGGATAAGGAATGGGAAAAAACAAAGTGCCGGATGATCAACCTCCAGAACAAATTGTCACCCGATGCCATCGCCGGGATTGCCCTTGACGAGATCCTAAACCCCGACCATCCGTCGGAAGTATTTTATGACCATACCGTCCGGCATACGCATGAGCTGGTCCCCAGCCGGCTGGCCGAAGGGAACGTATCCGATATCAACCTCGATAAAGAGGCCGTGGTGCTGGTGTTGGGTGGCGCGCAGGGGATCACGGCGGAGTTGATGACGCGGTTTTCCAAGGACTACCCATGCCGTTACGTGCTGGTGGGCCGCTCTTTGGATCCCCGCCTGGAAGGGCGGGACCAATACCGCTTCCTGAAAACACGGGAAGAGATCCGGCAGTACCTGCTGGCCCGGGGAACGGGGGGAACGCCCGCGGAAATTGAGAAAAGAACAGAGGAGATCTTCAAGTGGAACCAGATCCTGAATACCCTTTCGGCCATGGAGGCCAATGGGGCGACGGTGATCTATCATTCCCTGGACCTGAGGGATGAGGAGGGTTTGCGTCAATTTATGGCGGGGGTATATGCCACCCACGGCCGCGTGGACGGAGTCGTGCATGGCGCCGGGTTGCTGGAAGACAAACTGTTTCACCAGAAGACCCTGGAATCCTTCGAAAGGGTTTTTTCCACTAAGGTCACCCCGCTGCGGGTGCTGGCGGAAGAGCTGAGGAGCGACGTGCAGTTTGTCATCCTCTTTTCCAGCGTTGCGTCGGTGTATGGCAATCGTGGACAGACGGACTATGCGGCAGCAAACAGCGTGATCGACCGGTATGCGCGGGAATTGAAAAAGTTGATCCAGGGGAAAGTGCTGGCGATCAACTGGGGACCCTGGAAGGGCGCGGGTATGGTCACCCCGGGTCTTGAAAGAGAATATGAGCGTAAAGGTATCGGCCTGATCCCGCTGGAAACGGGGAAGGAGTCGTTCCTGAATGAATTGAAATACGGACGCGAAAGCCAGGTATTGATCATGGCGGAATAA
- a CDS encoding carboxylesterase family protein — protein MRLFVCLLLFFSYLEALPASAQVSRFSANNFVDENGDTLRYRLLFPDANRFRKYPLVIFLHGSGERGSDNEAQLQWGVMNFATDQNMLAHPAIVVAPQCPARQSWANVSQDKASGTLTLNPEPAKPMALVIKLIAQLVQTLPVDTDRIYITGLSMGGYGTYDAIERYPHLFAAAVPVCGGGDVTRAASIAHIPMWIFHGAEDPAVNPLYSLQMLDALTKAGAHPGFTMYPEVGHFSWLGAYSDQLLMEWLFRQHK, from the coding sequence ATGCGATTGTTTGTTTGCCTTCTCCTTTTTTTCTCCTACCTGGAGGCGTTGCCTGCCTCGGCTCAGGTGTCGCGGTTTAGCGCCAATAATTTTGTGGATGAAAACGGGGATACCCTGAGGTACCGGTTGTTGTTTCCGGATGCAAATCGTTTTAGAAAATATCCGTTGGTCATTTTTCTGCACGGGTCGGGGGAGCGCGGGAGTGATAACGAGGCGCAATTGCAGTGGGGGGTGATGAATTTTGCGACGGATCAAAACATGCTGGCGCACCCGGCGATCGTGGTGGCGCCGCAGTGCCCGGCGCGTCAGTCCTGGGCGAATGTGTCGCAGGATAAGGCGAGCGGGACCCTGACGCTGAACCCGGAGCCGGCGAAACCGATGGCGTTGGTGATCAAGCTGATTGCGCAGTTGGTGCAGACCCTGCCGGTGGATACGGACCGCATTTATATTACGGGTTTGTCGATGGGGGGATATGGCACTTATGATGCGATCGAGCGTTATCCGCATCTTTTTGCGGCGGCTGTTCCGGTGTGTGGGGGTGGGGATGTTACACGAGCGGCTAGCATTGCGCATATACCTATGTGGATCTTTCATGGAGCGGAGGACCCGGCCGTTAATCCTCTTTATAGCCTGCAGATGTTGGATGCGCTGACAAAAGCGGGTGCGCATCCGGGTTTCACGATGTACCCCGAGGTGGGTCATTTCTCCTGGCTGGGAGCATATAGCGATCAGCTATTAATGGAGTGGTTGTTCAGACAGCACAAGTGA
- a CDS encoding GDSL-type esterase/lipase family protein, with protein sequence MKRLHIYLLLLVLAGAGFGSPRRPLVIVFLGDSITHGSRLDSPGTQAPPVWAAKYLERKGRDVAFSNQGVSGHTTVDFLPATGRDFPNVVAAANDMARRDATLVFSIMLGTNDSAEQGPNGSPVSPAGYRANLKTIIDSLLNRFPEAVIVLNRPIWYSPTTYNGARYLQAGLDRLQTYFPEIDTLVAAYGGRVFAGDKEAFGYFEKNYRTDLGEEQGHAGAFYLHPNAQGAKALGLYWGRAIERVVR encoded by the coding sequence ATGAAACGATTGCATATCTATCTATTGCTCCTGGTTTTGGCAGGGGCGGGGTTTGGGTCGCCGCGGCGACCGCTGGTCATTGTTTTTCTGGGGGATAGCATTACCCATGGATCCCGGCTGGATAGCCCGGGGACGCAGGCGCCTCCGGTTTGGGCGGCAAAGTACCTGGAGCGGAAGGGACGGGACGTGGCTTTTTCAAATCAGGGGGTGAGCGGGCATACGACGGTGGATTTCCTGCCGGCGACGGGGAGGGATTTTCCGAACGTGGTGGCGGCGGCAAATGACATGGCCAGGCGGGATGCGACGCTGGTGTTTTCGATCATGTTGGGTACGAACGATAGTGCGGAGCAGGGGCCGAATGGGTCGCCGGTATCGCCGGCGGGGTATAGGGCAAATCTGAAGACGATCATCGACAGCTTATTAAACAGGTTCCCGGAGGCGGTCATTGTTTTGAACAGACCGATCTGGTATAGCCCGACGACGTATAATGGGGCGCGGTATTTACAGGCGGGGCTGGACAGGTTGCAGACGTATTTCCCGGAGATCGATACGCTGGTGGCGGCGTATGGGGGGCGTGTGTTTGCAGGGGATAAGGAGGCGTTCGGATATTTTGAAAAGAATTACCGGACGGACCTGGGGGAAGAACAGGGGCATGCGGGGGCGTTTTACCTGCATCCCAATGCACAAGGGGCAAAGGCGTTGGGGTTGTATTGGGGGAGGGCGATCGAGCGGGTGGTGCGTTGA